From Streptomyces zhihengii, the proteins below share one genomic window:
- a CDS encoding cytochrome P450 yields the protein MTRSIPAQQGGTDLPDPGDPAFWALPRGQRLAAFARMRALDAPVLCGRGTGREFWALVRHADVAGASRRAGDFRSAPGVTTPEPAAWAKALFGNAMVNLDGAEHAALRRIVARSFTPRLLAAAEENVREVARRAVDGLAEAGAPGGSPADGPDFVRAVASRVPFEVICDLMGIPAGMRAAVAARVDQASENAGVRRGLRIPGRGLRALAHLRLATARLARERRRRPAGDLVSALVAADVDGRGLTPRELGAFFSLLLVAGVETTRNAMAHGLALLTEHPEQRALLEEDFDRYADGAMEEIVRHSTPIIQFRRTVAAECELGGHTFRPGEKTVLFYASANRDERVFDDPDAFDITRSPNPHLGYGGGGPHHCLGAHLARQEMKALFRELLSRPGGPWAAGPAELVDSSFDNRVRRMGVVRG from the coding sequence ATGACGAGGAGCATCCCGGCGCAGCAGGGCGGAACGGATCTTCCCGATCCCGGCGATCCCGCGTTCTGGGCCCTGCCGCGCGGGCAGCGCCTCGCCGCGTTCGCGCGGATGCGGGCGCTGGACGCCCCCGTGCTCTGCGGACGCGGCACCGGCCGGGAGTTCTGGGCGCTGGTGCGGCACGCGGACGTGGCCGGGGCGAGCCGTCGCGCCGGCGACTTCCGCAGCGCCCCCGGTGTCACCACCCCCGAGCCGGCCGCCTGGGCGAAGGCGCTGTTCGGCAACGCGATGGTCAACCTCGACGGCGCCGAACACGCCGCCCTGCGAAGGATCGTGGCCCGCTCCTTCACCCCCAGGCTGCTCGCGGCCGCCGAGGAGAACGTCCGCGAGGTGGCCCGCCGCGCCGTGGACGGGCTGGCGGAGGCGGGGGCGCCGGGCGGGAGCCCGGCGGACGGGCCGGACTTCGTGCGGGCGGTCGCCTCCCGGGTGCCGTTCGAGGTGATCTGCGACCTGATGGGCATCCCGGCCGGGATGCGGGCCGCGGTGGCGGCCAGGGTCGACCAGGCATCGGAGAACGCCGGCGTCCGGCGCGGGCTGCGGATCCCCGGCCGCGGGCTGCGCGCCCTGGCCCATCTGCGGCTGGCGACGGCCCGGCTGGCCCGGGAGCGCCGCCGCCGTCCGGCCGGCGACCTGGTCTCCGCGCTCGTCGCCGCGGACGTCGACGGCCGGGGGCTGACCCCGCGCGAGCTGGGCGCCTTCTTCTCGCTGCTGCTGGTGGCCGGGGTGGAGACCACCCGCAACGCGATGGCCCACGGGCTGGCCCTGCTCACCGAGCACCCGGAGCAACGCGCGCTGCTGGAGGAGGACTTCGACCGGTACGCGGACGGCGCGATGGAGGAGATCGTGCGGCACTCCACGCCGATCATCCAGTTCCGCAGGACGGTGGCGGCCGAGTGCGAACTGGGCGGGCACACCTTCCGGCCGGGCGAGAAGACGGTGCTGTTCTACGCGTCCGCCAACCGTGACGAGCGGGTCTTCGACGACCCGGACGCCTTCGACATCACCCGCAGCCCCAATCCGCACCTCGGCTACGGCGGGGGCGGCCCGCACCACTGCCTGGGCGCGCATCTGGCCCGGCAGGAGATGAAGGCCCTCTTCCGGGAGCTGCTCTCGCGGCCCGGGGGGCCGTGGGCGGCGGGGCCGGCCGAGCTGGTGGACTCCAGCTTCGACAACCGGGTGCGGAGGATGGGGGTGGTGCGGGGTTGA